The sequence CAAGCTGTTTCAACGTTTCGACTTGGCGAACCTAGGATACCATACTGTCAGATTCTGGCAGTAGCCTTCATGAGTCACGCTGCTTGTCGAGCGTCGCGCGCCACTCCTTGAGCAGCGCCTGGCGGCGACGCGGATAGCGCGCATCGATGGCGTTGAGGGCGGATATGCGATCGGCGCGAAAATGCCGGAAATCCTGCCGCATCTCGCACCACGCCACCACCACCCGCACCTTGTCGAAGAAGCCGAGCGCGAATGGCCAGACGACACGTTGCGAAGCAGCACCCCCGGCATCGCGGTAGAGAAAGCCGAGTTTTCGTTCGTTGCGGATGGCCTGCCGCACGACGCCAAGATCTATGCCCTCTATGGCGTGCGCCGGCGGCCCGACCAGCAGGGTCGAGGCATCGAGATCCTCACGCAGATCATCCGGCAGTACGGCCGCGATCTTGGCCAACGCATTGGCGGCAGCGGCCGACAGGCGCTGGTCCGGCTGCTTGGCGACCCAACGCGATCCGAGCACGATGGCCTCGATCTCCTCGTCGGTGAACATCAGCGGCGGCAGGATGAAACCGGGTTTCAGCACATAGCCCAGCCCCGCCTCACCTTCGATCGGCGCGCCTTGCCCCTGCAGCGTGGCGATGTCGCGATAGAGCGTGCGGATCGAAATTCCGAGTTCATCGGCCAACGCTTGTCCGCTCACCGGCCGGCGATGCCGGCGCAGGCACTGGATGAGGTCGAGCAGACGTTCGGAGCGGGACATGGGGCAGATTTGCCTGTTTCTTTGACATTGGTCCATCGCTGGCCGACATGAACAGCAGCGTTGGCTGTCGCAGACTTGGTTGCACCGCCGCTGTCCTCATGCCAAAAGCGGCACGCCGCTCGGAGATGCTCCCGCTTGAAGTCTTTTCGCGACAAACGCCGCGACAACCGCCCCACCGCGAAAAGCGGAACCGGAGAGGTGCGTCCGCACGAGACGCGTGGGCGGCCGGACGCCAGGCCGCGCGAGGCGCGTGACGCGAAACCGGACAGCCAGCCCGCACCGAATTCAGCCCCGCGCATCCTTGCCCGCCGTGACGGCGCCCTGCCCGCCGAGCAGCTTCCGCTGATCCTCGAAGTCGCGCCCAACGCCGACTATGCGCTGCTGGACAGCGGCGCCGGCCAGAAGCTCGAACAATACGGCCCCTACCGCATCGTGCGGCCCGAGGGCCAGGCGATCTGGCAGAAAGCCTTGCCGGCGAAGGACTGGGAGCGTGCCGATGCCATCTTCACCGGCGACACCGACGAGGAAGGCATCGGCCGCTGGCGGTTCCCGAAGATGCCGCTCGGCGAGACCTGGCCGATGAAGCATGACGGCATCGATTATCTCGGCCGTTTCACCTCGTTTCGCCATGTCGGCGTCTTCCCCGAACAGGCCTCGCACTGGGACCACATGGCCGGGCTGATCGCGGCCGCCAAACGGCCGGTCAAAGTATTGAATCTGTTCGGCTATACCGGGCTCGCCTCGCTGGTGGCGGCCCGCGCAGGCGCAGAGGTCACCCATGTCGATGCCTCGAAGAAGGCGATCGGCTGGGCCCGCGAGAACCAGGAAATGGCCGGGCTCGGCGGCAAGCCGATCCGCTGGATCGTCGACGATGCGGTGAAATTCGCCGAGCGCGAGGAGCGCCGCGGCAGCCGCTACGACATCATCCTGTTCGACCCGCCGGCCTATGGCCGCGGCCCCAAGGGCGAGGTCTGGCAATTGTTCGAGGATTTGCCTGCCCTGACCGATCTATGCCGGACGATCCTGACGCCGAAACCGCTTGCCGTGGTGTTGACCGCATATTCGATCCGCGCCTCCTTCTTCGCTATCCACGCTTTGATGCGCGACACCTTCGCCGGCATGGGCGGCAGGGTTGAATCGGGCGAGCTGATCATCCGCGAAAAGTCCGCCGGCAGGGCGCTTTCGACCTCATTGTTTTCGCGTTGGGTGGCCTGAATGAACGAACGGCATGTCGGCGCACCCGGCCAGGTGAAGGAAGTCACCAGCCTCGCCAATCCACTGATCAAGGACATCAAGGCGCTTGCCCTGAAGAAATTCCGCGACCAGCAGAACGCCTTCATGGCCGAGGGGCTGAAACTCGTCATTGATGCGCTCGACCTGGGCTGGCAGATCAGGACGCTAGTGTTCGCCAAGGCCGGACGCGGCAACCCAGCGGTGGAAAAGGTCGCGGCGCGCACGGTTGCCGCCGGCGGCACGGTGCTCGAAGTCTCGGAAAAAGTGCTTGTCGCCATCACCCGCCGCGACAATCCGCAAATGGTGGTCGGCGTCTTCTCGCAGAAATTCCTGGCCCTGAAGGACATCCGCGCCGACAATGGCGATGTCTGGGTGGCGCTCGACCGGGTGCGCGATCCCGGCAATCTCGGCACCGTCATCCGCACCGTCGATGCCGTCGGCGCCAAGGGTGTCATCCTGGTCGGCGACACCACCGATCCATTCTCCGTGGAGACGGTGCGCGCCACCATGGGTTCGATCTTCGCCGTGCCGGTGGCCAAGGCAACGACCGAGGCCTTCCTTGCCTGGCGCGGCGGCTTTTCGGGCCTTGTCGCCGGCACGCATCTGAAGGGTGCGGTCGACTACCGCTCGGTCGATTTTTCCCGTGGGCCGGTGCTGCTGATGATGGGCAATGAGCAACAGGGCCTGCCTGAAAGCCTGGCGGCGAGTTGCGACCGGCTGCTCAGGATCCCGCAAGCGGGCCGCGCCGATTCGCTCAATCTCGCCGTCGCCACCGGCATCATGCTGTTCGAGATCCGGCGGGGCGCGCTGAAGCTCGAACCAATCGCCGACCAGCAATGAAGGTTGCCCGCCCGTGAGATCATGGTCCCCCTACGCGCTGCTCGTCGTCGCGGCCATCGCGCTCGATCAGTGGATCAAACATCTGGTCGAGACCGGCCTGCCCTTCCAGGAAAAGCTCGATCTGGTGCCGTTCCTGGCGCTGTTTCGCACCTACAACACCGGCATCGCCTTCTCGATGTTCTCCTCCTTCGGCGACACGGGCCTGGTGGTGATCGCCGTTCTGGTCGTGGCTTTCGTGCTCTACCTCGCCACGCGAACGCCATCGGGCCATGTCATCGCCCGCACCGGCTTTGCCCTGATCATCGGCGGCGCGCTGGGCAATCTGATCGACCGCGCCGTCTACGGCCACGTCATCGACTACATCCTGTTCCACACGCCGGTCTGGTCCTTTGCCATCTTCAACCTCGCCGACGCCTTCATTTCCGTAGGTGCGGCACTGGTCGTCTTCGACGAACTCATCGGCTGGCGCCGCGAGCCTTCGAACGCCAAGCCTTCCAAAGCCAAGCCTTCCAAAGATTGACCCCACGCGGCCGCCGCCGCACAGTCCAGGACGCCAAGCAAGCGCGCGGAGAAAAAGATGTCCGAAACCTTCAAAGCCATCCTCGTCTCGCGCGACGCCGACAAGAAACAGTCGGTCGCCGTGACCGACCTCACCGAAGCCGACCTGATGGAGGGTGAAGTCACCGTCGCGGTCGAGGCAACGACGGTGAACTACAAGGATGGACTGGCGATTACCGGCAAGGCGCCGGTGGTCCGCCGCTGGCCGCTGGTGCCGGGCATCGACTTCGCCGGCACGGTCATCTCGTCCTCGAATCCCGACTGGCGCAAGGGAGACAAGGTCATCCTGAATGGCTGGGGCGTCGGCGAGACGCATTTCGGCGCCTATGCGGGGCGCGCCCGTGTCAAGGGCGATTGGCTGGTGCCGCTGCCGGAAGGCATCAGCGCCCATGACGCGATGGCGGTCGGCACCGCCGGCTATACCGCCATGCTCTGCGTCATGGCGCTGGAGCGGCACGGCATCCTGCCCGATCGCGGCCCGGTGGTGGTGACAGGTGCTGCCGGCGGCGTCGGTTCGGTCGCGGTCTCCATCCTGTCCAGCCTCGGGTACCACGTCATTGCGTCGACCGGACGCAATGCCGAAAGCCCCTATCTGATCAATCTCGGCGCCGCCGAGGTGATCTCGCGGGACGAGCTCAGCCAGCCCGCCAAGCCCCTGGCCAAGGAACGCTGGGCCGGCGGCATCGATTCGGTCGGCAGCCACACGCTGGCCAATGTGCTGTCGATGACCTCCTATGGCGGCGCGGTCGCGGCCTGCGGCCTGGCCGGCGGCATGGACCTGCCAGCGAGCGTGGCCCCCTTCATTCTGCGCGGCGTCTCGCTGCTCGGTATCGATTCGGTGATGGCGCCGAAGGCCGTGCGCCTCGAGGCCTGGCGGCGCATCGGCGCCGATCTCGACCTGCAGAAGCTCGCCAGCCTGTCCACGACCATCGGCTTCGACGGCATCATCGATGCCGCGCACGACATCGTCGACGGCAAGATCCGCGGTCGCGTCGTCGTCGACATGTGACCGCATCGCGGGTCGCAGGCAAGGAGCGGACGGATCGCCTAATCCCGGTGGCGAATCCG comes from Mesorhizobium japonicum MAFF 303099 and encodes:
- a CDS encoding class I SAM-dependent rRNA methyltransferase — protein: MKSFRDKRRDNRPTAKSGTGEVRPHETRGRPDARPREARDAKPDSQPAPNSAPRILARRDGALPAEQLPLILEVAPNADYALLDSGAGQKLEQYGPYRIVRPEGQAIWQKALPAKDWERADAIFTGDTDEEGIGRWRFPKMPLGETWPMKHDGIDYLGRFTSFRHVGVFPEQASHWDHMAGLIAAAKRPVKVLNLFGYTGLASLVAARAGAEVTHVDASKKAIGWARENQEMAGLGGKPIRWIVDDAVKFAEREERRGSRYDIILFDPPAYGRGPKGEVWQLFEDLPALTDLCRTILTPKPLAVVLTAYSIRASFFAIHALMRDTFAGMGGRVESGELIIREKSAGRALSTSLFSRWVA
- the lspA gene encoding signal peptidase II, with protein sequence MRSWSPYALLVVAAIALDQWIKHLVETGLPFQEKLDLVPFLALFRTYNTGIAFSMFSSFGDTGLVVIAVLVVAFVLYLATRTPSGHVIARTGFALIIGGALGNLIDRAVYGHVIDYILFHTPVWSFAIFNLADAFISVGAALVVFDELIGWRREPSNAKPSKAKPSKD
- a CDS encoding MDR family oxidoreductase; the protein is MSETFKAILVSRDADKKQSVAVTDLTEADLMEGEVTVAVEATTVNYKDGLAITGKAPVVRRWPLVPGIDFAGTVISSSNPDWRKGDKVILNGWGVGETHFGAYAGRARVKGDWLVPLPEGISAHDAMAVGTAGYTAMLCVMALERHGILPDRGPVVVTGAAGGVGSVAVSILSSLGYHVIASTGRNAESPYLINLGAAEVISRDELSQPAKPLAKERWAGGIDSVGSHTLANVLSMTSYGGAVAACGLAGGMDLPASVAPFILRGVSLLGIDSVMAPKAVRLEAWRRIGADLDLQKLASLSTTIGFDGIIDAAHDIVDGKIRGRVVVDM
- a CDS encoding helix-turn-helix transcriptional regulator → MSRSERLLDLIQCLRRHRRPVSGQALADELGISIRTLYRDIATLQGQGAPIEGEAGLGYVLKPGFILPPLMFTDEEIEAIVLGSRWVAKQPDQRLSAAAANALAKIAAVLPDDLREDLDASTLLVGPPAHAIEGIDLGVVRQAIRNERKLGFLYRDAGGAASQRVVWPFALGFFDKVRVVVAWCEMRQDFRHFRADRISALNAIDARYPRRRQALLKEWRATLDKQRDS
- a CDS encoding TrmH family RNA methyltransferase, which codes for MNERHVGAPGQVKEVTSLANPLIKDIKALALKKFRDQQNAFMAEGLKLVIDALDLGWQIRTLVFAKAGRGNPAVEKVAARTVAAGGTVLEVSEKVLVAITRRDNPQMVVGVFSQKFLALKDIRADNGDVWVALDRVRDPGNLGTVIRTVDAVGAKGVILVGDTTDPFSVETVRATMGSIFAVPVAKATTEAFLAWRGGFSGLVAGTHLKGAVDYRSVDFSRGPVLLMMGNEQQGLPESLAASCDRLLRIPQAGRADSLNLAVATGIMLFEIRRGALKLEPIADQQ